The following coding sequences are from one Streptomyces sp. NBC_01294 window:
- the lysA gene encoding diaminopimelate decarboxylase, which yields MTIAVLPEMPAAAGELSVWPASTRPLPHGGLAVGGVPLTEIAERFGTPVYVLDEGEVRGRCRTYRDAFPDADVLYAAKAFLSRAMVRWVEEEGLGLGVCSAGELELAVTTGFPPERIVLHGNAKSLHDLEAALRLGVGRIVIDSPSEIARIAAAVGPGGRQKVMVRVVPGVSAGGHDKIRTGREDQKFGLSLTDGGAQHAVTRILGQPRLELTGLHCHIGSQISEVKPYLVALRRMIGLMARIRDTHGVVLPELDMGGGHGIAYQPGEPALDLTAFARRMRTELVDGCAAAGLPVPRLAVEPGRAVVGPAGVALYRVLAVKHTGENVFVAVDGGMSDNPRPALYGVRYAPRLVGRHSPAAPRTATVVGRHCEAGDILASDVQLPGDIHPGDLLAVPVAGAYLLSMASGYNLVGRPAVVAVHEGTARLLVRRETLEDHRRRDIGV from the coding sequence ATGACCATCGCCGTTCTCCCTGAGATGCCCGCCGCTGCCGGTGAGCTATCCGTATGGCCCGCGTCCACGAGGCCGCTCCCGCACGGTGGCCTGGCCGTCGGCGGAGTTCCCCTGACCGAGATTGCCGAGCGGTTCGGCACCCCCGTCTACGTGCTGGATGAGGGCGAGGTGCGCGGGCGCTGCCGGACGTATCGCGACGCCTTCCCCGACGCGGACGTGCTGTACGCGGCCAAGGCGTTCCTGTCCCGCGCGATGGTGCGCTGGGTGGAGGAGGAGGGGCTGGGCCTGGGCGTGTGCTCGGCCGGGGAGTTGGAGCTCGCCGTCACCACCGGTTTCCCGCCCGAGCGCATCGTGCTGCACGGAAACGCCAAGTCCCTGCACGACCTGGAGGCCGCCCTGCGCCTCGGTGTGGGACGGATCGTCATCGACAGCCCGTCCGAGATCGCCAGGATCGCAGCTGCCGTCGGGCCAGGCGGCCGCCAGAAGGTGATGGTGCGGGTGGTCCCGGGCGTCTCGGCCGGCGGCCACGACAAGATCCGAACCGGAAGGGAGGACCAGAAGTTCGGCCTGTCCCTCACCGACGGCGGCGCACAGCACGCCGTCACCCGGATCCTGGGCCAGCCGCGGCTCGAACTGACCGGGCTGCACTGCCACATCGGATCCCAGATATCCGAGGTGAAGCCCTACCTGGTCGCCCTGCGCCGCATGATCGGGCTCATGGCCCGCATCCGTGACACCCACGGCGTGGTCCTGCCCGAGCTCGACATGGGCGGCGGCCACGGCATCGCCTACCAGCCCGGCGAACCCGCCCTCGACCTCACCGCGTTCGCCCGGCGGATGCGTACCGAACTCGTCGACGGCTGCGCCGCCGCGGGACTTCCCGTGCCCCGGCTCGCCGTCGAACCCGGACGGGCCGTCGTGGGCCCCGCCGGAGTCGCCCTCTACCGGGTGCTCGCCGTCAAGCACACCGGCGAGAACGTGTTCGTCGCCGTGGACGGCGGCATGAGCGACAATCCCCGCCCCGCCCTGTACGGGGTGCGGTACGCGCCCCGGCTCGTCGGCCGCCACTCGCCGGCCGCACCCCGTACGGCCACGGTCGTCGGCCGGCACTGCGAGGCGGGCGACATCCTCGCCTCCGACGTCCAGCTGCCGGGCGACATCCACCCCGGCGACCTGCTCGCCGTACCGGTGGCCGGTGCCTACCTGCTGTCCATGGCCTCCGGCTACAACCTCGTCGGCCGCCCCGCCGTCGTAGCGGTCCACGAGGGCACGGCCCGGCTCCTCGTCCGGCGCGAAACCCTGGAGGACCACCGGCGCCGGGACATCGGCGTCTAA
- a CDS encoding DUF5988 family protein — protein sequence MATKAVLEGGPDDLPERIVPISDPGQDLKIPHRGGYEHFKNTSRHQDSPEGQLAVYEWWERTEIAE from the coding sequence ATGGCGACCAAGGCAGTGCTTGAGGGCGGCCCGGACGATCTGCCCGAGCGGATCGTTCCGATCTCCGACCCCGGACAAGACCTGAAGATTCCACACCGCGGCGGGTACGAGCATTTCAAGAACACGTCGCGGCACCAGGACAGCCCGGAAGGACAACTGGCGGTCTACGAGTGGTGGGAACGAACAGAGATCGCCGAATGA
- a CDS encoding cytochrome P450 encodes MDESVHTVTTLPTERPSGCPFDPPAELIDARRHGPISRHTHPGGKPGWMITGYDLVRSVLADPRFSSRKDLLNVVDFEIPPAPPGEFLLMDDPQHSRYRKPLVGKFTARRMRLLTERIEQITTDCLDAMDKAGPSADLVTAFAKPIPTIIICELLGVPYEDRASFQEQIDKFMNGETGDEELMAAYTATQTYLAELVAAKRANPTDDVLSELTDSDLTDEELQGISLILLAAGFDTTANMLSLGTFALLQNPEQLAALRADPALIDQAVEELLRYLSVAKSFMRTALEDVEVGGQTIEAGTTVVLSYNTANRDPERYPDPHTLDLGRESGGHLAFGHGIHLCLGAQLARIEMRVAFSALLKRFPTLRLAVPAEDVALRPETADIYGVKSLPVTWEV; translated from the coding sequence ATGGATGAATCGGTCCACACTGTTACGACGCTGCCGACGGAGCGTCCGTCCGGCTGTCCCTTCGACCCTCCGGCAGAGCTGATCGACGCCCGCCGGCACGGCCCCATCAGCCGCCACACCCACCCCGGCGGGAAACCCGGCTGGATGATCACCGGATACGACCTGGTCAGGTCGGTCCTGGCCGACCCGCGGTTCAGCTCGCGCAAGGACCTCCTGAACGTGGTCGACTTCGAGATCCCTCCGGCGCCGCCCGGCGAGTTCCTCCTCATGGACGACCCCCAGCACAGCCGCTACCGGAAGCCGCTGGTCGGCAAGTTCACCGCGCGGCGGATGCGACTGCTCACCGAGCGCATCGAGCAGATCACCACCGACTGCCTGGACGCCATGGACAAGGCGGGGCCGTCGGCGGACCTGGTGACCGCGTTCGCCAAGCCCATCCCCACCATCATCATCTGTGAGCTGCTGGGGGTGCCGTACGAGGACCGGGCCTCCTTCCAGGAACAGATCGACAAATTCATGAACGGGGAGACGGGCGACGAGGAGCTGATGGCGGCCTACACCGCGACCCAGACCTACCTCGCGGAACTGGTGGCCGCCAAGCGCGCGAACCCCACCGACGACGTGCTCAGCGAACTCACCGACAGCGACCTGACCGATGAGGAGCTGCAGGGGATCAGCCTGATCCTGCTGGCGGCCGGCTTCGACACCACTGCCAACATGCTGTCCCTCGGGACCTTCGCGCTGCTGCAGAACCCGGAGCAACTGGCGGCGCTGCGCGCCGATCCCGCGCTCATCGACCAGGCCGTCGAGGAGCTGCTCCGGTATCTGAGCGTCGCCAAGTCGTTCATGCGGACGGCGCTGGAGGACGTCGAGGTGGGTGGTCAGACCATCGAGGCCGGCACGACGGTCGTCCTGTCGTACAACACCGCCAACCGCGACCCCGAGCGGTACCCGGATCCCCACACGCTCGACCTCGGGAGGGAGTCCGGCGGGCACCTGGCCTTCGGACACGGCATCCACCTGTGCCTGGGCGCGCAGCTGGCCCGCATCGAGATGCGGGTCGCGTTCTCCGCGCTGCTCAAGCGCTTTCCCACGCTGCGCCTGGCCGTACCGGCCGAAGACGTCGCCCTGCGCCCGGAGACCGCGGACATCTACGGGGTGAAGAGCCTCCCGGTCACCTGGGAGGTGTGA
- a CDS encoding helix-turn-helix domain-containing protein: MPGGRLTQQERQRIAAGLTGKLSYAEIARRLDRPTSTISREIARNGGPGGYRPQQAQLATVQRAQRGTPAPPRAAEAPGGTMEEEIIELAVRSGLPRMTARVHVDLLLSEDGRRTAAELTRRLKVSPASVSVAVNFLVEHGYVRRERDPQRRRDIYVVDDDAWYHSIVISSRQTLEAARASTAAAQTYRPESPVGQRLAKVGAFLEQVSLDMLESADRCRRLLA; this comes from the coding sequence ATGCCTGGAGGACGGTTGACCCAGCAGGAACGCCAGCGCATCGCGGCCGGACTCACCGGCAAGCTCTCCTACGCCGAGATCGCCAGGCGGCTCGACCGGCCGACCTCGACGATCAGCCGGGAGATCGCACGCAACGGCGGTCCCGGCGGCTACCGGCCCCAGCAGGCGCAGCTGGCTACGGTCCAGCGGGCGCAGCGCGGCACACCAGCACCCCCACGCGCGGCCGAAGCGCCCGGCGGAACGATGGAAGAGGAGATCATCGAGCTGGCGGTCAGATCGGGACTGCCGAGGATGACAGCACGCGTGCACGTCGACCTGTTGCTGTCCGAGGACGGCAGGCGCACAGCAGCCGAGCTGACCCGCAGACTGAAGGTCAGTCCGGCCTCCGTCTCCGTAGCCGTGAACTTCCTGGTCGAGCATGGGTATGTCCGGCGCGAGCGCGATCCGCAGCGGCGTCGCGACATCTACGTGGTCGACGACGACGCCTGGTACCACTCGATCGTGATCAGCTCGCGGCAGACGCTCGAGGCAGCGCGGGCCTCGACGGCCGCGGCGCAGACGTACAGGCCCGAGAGCCCCGTGGGTCAGCGGCTGGCCAAGGTGGGCGCGTTCCTGGAACAGGTCAGCCTGGACATGCTGGAGTCGGCCGACCGATGCCGCCGCCTCCTGGCGTGA
- a CDS encoding universal stress protein: MRRVVVGVTGTLGSPAALHRAAAEARARDAELRVVLAWQSPGGELGSRNGLSPSALAECRTAAVERLREILDTAFRAAKPGAALTGLTVRGTPGAALVDTARGMEDLLVVGTGSRTPLRRPCGPRWPATAWRAPPAPYSSCRPRPCRTSSTRRTDATATWFRQISSRGVRT, from the coding sequence GTGCGAAGAGTCGTGGTCGGCGTGACCGGCACCCTGGGGAGTCCGGCCGCCCTGCACAGGGCGGCCGCAGAGGCCCGCGCACGGGATGCGGAGCTGCGAGTCGTCCTGGCGTGGCAATCGCCGGGCGGTGAACTCGGCAGCCGGAACGGCCTCAGCCCCTCCGCCCTGGCGGAATGCCGTACCGCTGCCGTCGAAAGACTCCGCGAGATACTCGACACGGCGTTCCGTGCGGCGAAGCCCGGAGCCGCCCTCACGGGCCTCACCGTACGGGGCACGCCCGGCGCCGCTCTGGTGGACACCGCCCGTGGCATGGAGGACCTCTTGGTCGTCGGCACCGGCTCACGTACCCCGTTGCGCCGCCCCTGCGGCCCTCGGTGGCCCGCTACTGCCTGGCGCGCACCGCCTGCCCCGTACTCGTCGTGCCGCCCTCGCCCCTGCAGAACGAGCTCGACGCGGCGCACCGACGCAACTGCAACGTGGTTCCGGCAGATCAGTTCCCGCGGGGTGCGTACATGA
- a CDS encoding cupin domain-containing protein, with protein MTIKDIGPEPQSFDLEKATLENTDYRAVAWSGKYLQLTLMSIPVGEDIGLEAHPETDQFLRLDAGRGRVQMGRAKDRLDFDQEVEDGWAIFVPAGTWHNVTNIGDETLQLYAVYAPVHHASGKIHATAADAERDEDSGDDEPASWSAQPDQQPSDEHA; from the coding sequence ATGACCATCAAGGACATCGGGCCGGAACCTCAAAGCTTCGACCTTGAGAAGGCGACGCTTGAAAACACGGACTATCGCGCCGTCGCCTGGTCTGGGAAGTATCTTCAGTTGACCCTCATGTCGATCCCGGTGGGTGAGGACATCGGCTTGGAAGCACACCCGGAGACTGACCAATTCCTACGACTCGACGCAGGCCGGGGCCGCGTCCAGATGGGCCGCGCGAAGGATCGACTCGACTTCGACCAGGAGGTCGAGGATGGTTGGGCAATCTTCGTACCCGCCGGCACTTGGCACAACGTCACCAACATCGGTGACGAGACCCTGCAGCTCTACGCCGTATACGCACCGGTCCACCACGCGTCGGGCAAGATCCACGCGACAGCCGCCGACGCGGAGCGCGACGAGGACTCAGGCGACGACGAGCCGGCAAGCTGGTCGGCCCAGCCTGACCAACAGCCATCGGACGAGCACGCCTGA
- a CDS encoding YnfA family protein encodes MTVARSVALFAVAALFEIGGAWLVWQGIREHKGWVWIGAGVIALGLYGVVATFQSDDNFGRILAAYGGIFVAGSIAWGVVADGYRPDRYDVIGALVCLAGMAVIMYAPRGN; translated from the coding sequence ATGACCGTCGCTCGTTCCGTTGCCCTGTTCGCCGTGGCCGCCCTCTTCGAGATCGGCGGAGCCTGGCTGGTGTGGCAGGGCATCCGCGAGCACAAGGGCTGGGTCTGGATCGGTGCCGGCGTCATCGCACTGGGCCTGTACGGGGTGGTGGCCACCTTCCAGTCCGACGACAATTTCGGCCGGATCCTCGCCGCCTACGGCGGGATCTTCGTCGCCGGGTCCATCGCCTGGGGCGTAGTCGCCGACGGGTATCGCCCCGATCGATACGACGTCATCGGCGCCCTGGTCTGCCTCGCCGGCATGGCTGTGATCATGTACGCACCCCGCGGGAACTGA
- a CDS encoding MerR family transcriptional regulator encodes MLQPCPWGKVKWDDDEVITIGQLAGYIGVSIKTVRVYHDKGLLPEPDRDASGYRRYGANDAVDLIKIRTLAEAGVPLARIRYLRAAGEEEFRQALGEIDVELDARIRSLQDTQERLRRLAAGRLVPLPGEAFAHLEDLARWGFTPRWVDLQRDLWILVFATHPDRATTLFHEQAEILADPTLRRLFLGYDHAHDLDADDPRLEDLARRIAEANRERYGSGERPGLDTGSEIPALIQSRVNASSPAWERLDSLIRARLDA; translated from the coding sequence ATGCTGCAACCCTGCCCCTGGGGCAAGGTCAAGTGGGACGATGACGAGGTGATCACCATCGGACAGCTGGCCGGCTACATCGGAGTGTCGATCAAGACCGTCCGCGTCTACCACGACAAGGGGTTGCTCCCCGAGCCCGACCGCGACGCGTCCGGCTACCGGCGGTACGGCGCGAACGACGCTGTCGACCTGATCAAGATCCGGACACTGGCAGAAGCCGGTGTCCCCCTCGCTCGTATCCGGTATCTGAGAGCGGCGGGCGAGGAGGAATTCCGGCAGGCGCTGGGCGAGATCGACGTCGAACTCGACGCCCGCATCCGCAGCCTGCAGGACACTCAGGAGCGCCTGCGCCGGCTCGCCGCCGGGCGTCTGGTGCCACTGCCCGGCGAGGCCTTCGCCCATCTGGAGGATCTGGCCCGATGGGGATTCACGCCTCGATGGGTGGACCTGCAACGCGACTTGTGGATCCTCGTGTTCGCCACCCACCCGGACCGTGCGACCACCCTGTTTCACGAGCAGGCCGAGATCTTGGCCGACCCGACTCTACGGCGGCTCTTCCTCGGCTACGACCACGCGCACGACCTCGACGCCGACGACCCGCGGCTCGAGGACCTCGCCCGCAGGATCGCCGAGGCGAATCGGGAGCGCTACGGGTCCGGCGAACGGCCCGGGCTGGATACGGGCTCCGAGATCCCCGCCCTCATCCAGAGCCGGGTCAACGCTTCGTCCCCGGCATGGGAGCGGCTCGACTCCCTCATTCGCGCCCGACTGGACGCATGA
- a CDS encoding SAV_915 family protein: MCLFQYDDSDSEPEEQSPAGPLYVPARPGGAHVVVRLFRTPLGARTAVGFTSPERLAATLGTAQPWIRLSEAALRAMARPLGASLLTVDPALTAPPVTAADAGPTGAPLTWVSETTARTV; encoded by the coding sequence ATGTGCTTGTTCCAGTACGACGATTCCGACTCCGAGCCTGAGGAACAGAGCCCGGCCGGGCCTCTGTACGTGCCCGCCCGGCCGGGAGGAGCGCACGTCGTCGTGCGGCTGTTCCGCACTCCACTGGGAGCCCGTACCGCCGTTGGTTTCACCAGCCCGGAACGGCTGGCCGCCACGCTCGGTACGGCCCAGCCCTGGATCCGGCTCTCCGAGGCCGCACTCCGCGCGATGGCCCGGCCGCTCGGCGCGTCCCTGCTGACCGTGGACCCGGCCCTCACCGCGCCCCCGGTCACTGCGGCGGATGCCGGACCCACCGGAGCACCGCTCACATGGGTATCCGAGACCACGGCCCGCACGGTCTGA
- a CDS encoding 1-phosphofructokinase family hexose kinase, producing the protein MRTAATPEPTTARSTDGAGGSESAAKPSILTLTMNPAVDLCWEVGHLEDIGKNRARVRSVAAGGGGINVARHVVRLGGRATAFHTAGGEVGLRLNRLLDEEGIDHVAVDIDDDTREALVLFEAESRRGYHIVPPGPHLHDHEGRRSLDALVQAVDGCPYVVASGSLPGGLPDDFYAAVARRIREAGSRLVLDTSGPALRGALAEGVFLLRCNRTEAESLTGRPVRDFDDARALNEHLLTTGAAEIAVTTLGELGALCSTGHGHTELYAPPLPGEPLSDAGAGDSMVAALITQLAAGEEPVSACALGVAAAAAAMLTPSTEPFDLDVARSLRSQVRTRSQTDARRQGV; encoded by the coding sequence ATGAGGACGGCCGCGACGCCGGAACCCACCACAGCCAGGAGTACCGACGGCGCAGGAGGATCGGAGAGTGCGGCCAAGCCGTCGATCCTCACCCTGACGATGAATCCTGCGGTCGATCTCTGCTGGGAGGTCGGGCACCTGGAGGACATCGGCAAGAACCGTGCCCGGGTCAGGTCGGTGGCCGCCGGGGGTGGAGGGATCAACGTCGCCCGTCATGTCGTGCGGCTCGGAGGACGAGCCACCGCCTTCCACACCGCCGGAGGCGAAGTCGGCCTGCGCCTGAACCGGCTGCTGGACGAAGAGGGCATCGACCACGTCGCCGTCGACATCGACGACGACACCCGCGAAGCACTCGTGCTGTTCGAGGCCGAATCGCGCCGCGGCTACCACATCGTGCCACCCGGGCCGCACCTGCACGACCACGAGGGGCGGCGATCCCTGGATGCTCTGGTGCAAGCCGTTGACGGTTGCCCGTACGTCGTGGCCAGCGGCAGCCTGCCCGGCGGCTTGCCCGACGACTTCTACGCGGCCGTCGCCCGCCGCATCAGGGAAGCCGGATCCCGACTGGTCCTGGACACCTCCGGGCCGGCGCTCCGCGGAGCACTCGCCGAGGGCGTGTTCCTGCTCAGGTGCAACCGGACCGAGGCCGAGAGCCTGACCGGCCGGCCCGTCCGCGACTTCGACGACGCCCGGGCCCTCAACGAGCACCTGCTCACGACAGGAGCCGCCGAGATCGCCGTCACCACCCTCGGAGAGCTGGGCGCACTGTGCTCGACCGGCCACGGCCACACCGAGCTCTACGCGCCGCCGCTGCCCGGCGAGCCCCTGAGCGACGCCGGGGCGGGAGACAGCATGGTCGCCGCCCTCATCACACAGCTGGCCGCCGGAGAGGAACCCGTCAGCGCCTGCGCGCTGGGGGTGGCCGCAGCCGCCGCAGCGATGCTCACCCCCAGCACCGAGCCCTTCGACCTGGACGTGGCCCGATCCCTCCGCTCCCAGGTGAGGACCAGGTCCCAGACCGATGCACGACGCCAGGGCGTTTGA